One window of Botrimarina mediterranea genomic DNA carries:
- a CDS encoding alpha/beta hydrolase, with translation MLYSHGQSEHVASLVSVVVRLQDALDASVLIYDYRGYGKSTGRPTEAGCIADGLAAQQWLAERTGRLPEEIVLVGRSLGGAVSVAVAATRGARALVLENTFSRLTDVAAYRFPWAPVRRVMHERYDSIQRIRQYDGPLLQLHGTRDRIVPAKFARELFAACPSERKRFVIHRGGQHHDPAPLDFYSQLNRFLEETETPIPLPVAG, from the coding sequence GTGCTTTATTCGCATGGCCAAAGTGAGCACGTGGCGAGCCTCGTAAGCGTCGTGGTCCGATTGCAGGACGCACTGGACGCTTCGGTGCTGATCTACGACTACCGCGGATATGGCAAAAGCACTGGCCGGCCAACCGAGGCGGGATGCATCGCCGACGGACTCGCCGCGCAGCAATGGCTCGCAGAGCGCACTGGCAGGCTTCCCGAAGAGATTGTCCTGGTAGGCCGCTCACTTGGCGGGGCGGTTAGCGTCGCGGTCGCCGCCACGCGCGGCGCGCGGGCCTTGGTGCTTGAGAACACCTTCAGCCGGCTGACGGATGTGGCGGCCTACCGGTTCCCCTGGGCGCCCGTGCGCCGTGTGATGCACGAGCGTTACGACTCTATCCAGCGTATCCGCCAGTACGATGGCCCGCTGCTCCAACTCCACGGAACGCGCGACCGCATCGTCCCAGCGAAGTTCGCCCGCGAACTCTTCGCCGCTTGCCCGAGTGAGCGAAAGCGCTTCGTCATCCATCGCGGCGGCCAGCACCACGACCCGGCGCCGCTCGATTTCTACTCCCAGCTGAATCGATTCTTGGAAGAAACAGAGACGCCCATCCCCCTACCCGTAGCGGGCTGA
- a CDS encoding glycoside hydrolase family 76 protein — MWLVALGLSCQAAAQSLSFDHQQLISWGLETQAEIEATLGLANSPLYAETAHLNGSQSGGAGGVAFAWPLSTQFRVLNSLTRIDPVTYAPQLRAFSDRFHDDFWWPQGSGGYSCCEGGNDRYYDDNAHIALALMESYRLTGDDIYARRARDVYRFLLAGDVPGYTGGSYWRVGDDSFIDSAAVLQGARAGFMLYEETGSTGYLNDAIERVQWAEEYTQLPEGTFYEKLFLTGPQAGTAGNFPLVNFAGFGISANLAWFDATGDRTRLVEAQRIGNASLNRYINKSTGALNDEGYWTFELVDALVDLYEHDGNPKWVNAAGDALEWLHANRLDPEGHYGVLWGRGGVQSATLTEWSLNDMASVARSYLHVGLSSPLGLAGDYNDDGVVDAADYTVWRDARGTNAILPNDHGIGGVISLRHLNQWRTNYGATQTGSAAVPEPTAMAITACAVVLSISRRRA; from the coding sequence GTGTGGTTGGTGGCCCTCGGCCTTTCGTGCCAGGCCGCCGCGCAGTCGCTCTCTTTCGACCACCAACAACTCATCAGCTGGGGCCTAGAGACACAGGCCGAAATCGAAGCGACGCTCGGACTCGCCAATAGCCCCCTTTACGCCGAAACTGCCCATCTCAATGGCAGTCAGTCGGGCGGCGCCGGCGGCGTCGCATTCGCTTGGCCGCTCAGCACACAGTTCCGTGTGCTCAACAGCTTGACGCGAATCGACCCGGTCACCTACGCGCCTCAGTTGCGGGCGTTCTCCGACCGGTTCCACGACGACTTCTGGTGGCCGCAGGGGAGCGGCGGCTACTCGTGCTGCGAAGGTGGCAACGATCGCTACTACGACGACAACGCCCATATCGCCTTAGCGCTGATGGAGTCCTACCGACTCACGGGCGACGATATCTACGCCCGCCGCGCCCGAGACGTCTATCGCTTCCTGCTTGCCGGCGACGTCCCCGGCTACACCGGCGGAAGCTACTGGCGCGTCGGCGACGATTCCTTCATCGACTCGGCCGCCGTGCTGCAAGGCGCTCGCGCCGGCTTCATGCTGTACGAAGAGACGGGCTCCACCGGCTATCTGAACGACGCGATCGAGCGCGTCCAGTGGGCCGAAGAGTACACTCAACTCCCCGAAGGGACCTTCTACGAAAAGTTGTTCCTCACTGGACCTCAGGCCGGTACGGCCGGCAACTTCCCGCTTGTGAACTTCGCGGGATTCGGCATCTCGGCCAACTTGGCTTGGTTCGACGCCACGGGCGATCGCACCCGCCTCGTCGAAGCACAGCGGATCGGCAACGCCTCGCTCAACCGCTACATCAACAAATCCACCGGCGCCCTCAACGACGAAGGCTACTGGACCTTCGAACTCGTCGACGCTCTGGTGGACCTCTACGAGCACGACGGCAACCCCAAGTGGGTCAACGCCGCCGGCGACGCGTTGGAGTGGCTGCACGCCAATCGGCTCGACCCCGAGGGCCACTACGGGGTGCTTTGGGGCCGTGGCGGCGTGCAGTCCGCGACCCTCACCGAGTGGAGCCTCAACGACATGGCGTCGGTCGCGCGGTCGTATCTGCATGTGGGCCTCAGTTCCCCGCTGGGCCTCGCTGGAGACTACAACGACGACGGCGTCGTTGACGCCGCTGACTACACCGTCTGGCGCGACGCCCGCGGCACGAACGCCATCCTGCCGAACGACCACGGTATCGGCGGCGTCATCAGCCTCCGTCACCTCAATCAGTGGCGCACCAACTACGGCGCGACGCAGACCGGGAGCGCCGCGGTCCCCGAGCCGACCGCGATGGCCATCACCGCCTGCGCGGTTGTGCTATCAATATCGCGGCGTCGCGCCTAA
- the ruvB gene encoding Holliday junction branch migration DNA helicase RuvB codes for MPRETILTAADSDAAADDRVEPTRLAAEAPRTDLATVDDVALRPKYLRDIIGQRAVCERIQIAVDAAAGRKEPLGHVLLDGPPGLGKTTFATCIPRELDVSLQIASGAALSAPKDLLPYLTNAEEGSVLFIDEIHRLPKAVEEFMYPAMEDFRIDITLGEGMNARTLNMKLRPMTIIGATTRSGMLSAPLRDRFPVREHLDFYSIAELTRIVVINAKKLGLPIDDDAAEKIATASRGTPRIANNRLRWVRDYAQSRAAGEATLPVTDDALGMLGVDQAGLDPQDRKYLSTILRVFHGGPAGVEAIAHTMNLPVDTLTDEVEPFLLRSELVIRTPRGRKLTTKAYDHLGVEAPSEEDAPRLF; via the coding sequence ATGCCCCGCGAAACCATCCTCACCGCCGCCGACAGTGACGCCGCTGCCGATGACCGCGTCGAGCCGACGCGACTCGCTGCCGAAGCGCCTCGCACCGACCTCGCCACGGTTGACGATGTCGCCCTGCGGCCCAAGTACCTGCGCGACATCATCGGGCAGCGCGCGGTGTGCGAGCGCATCCAGATCGCCGTGGACGCCGCTGCGGGCCGCAAGGAGCCGCTCGGGCACGTGCTGCTCGATGGGCCGCCGGGGCTCGGCAAGACGACCTTCGCCACCTGCATCCCGCGCGAGCTCGACGTCAGCCTTCAGATCGCCAGCGGCGCCGCCCTCTCCGCGCCGAAGGACCTGCTCCCCTACCTCACCAACGCCGAGGAGGGCTCGGTCCTCTTCATCGATGAAATCCATCGGCTCCCCAAAGCGGTCGAGGAGTTCATGTACCCGGCGATGGAGGACTTTCGGATCGACATCACGCTCGGCGAAGGGATGAATGCCCGCACGCTGAACATGAAGCTGCGGCCGATGACGATCATCGGCGCCACCACGCGCAGCGGCATGCTGTCGGCCCCGCTTCGCGACCGCTTCCCAGTGCGTGAGCACCTCGACTTTTACTCGATCGCCGAGTTGACGCGCATCGTCGTCATCAACGCCAAGAAGCTAGGCCTGCCGATCGATGACGACGCGGCCGAGAAGATCGCCACCGCTAGCCGCGGCACGCCGCGCATCGCGAACAACCGCCTGCGTTGGGTCCGCGACTACGCCCAGAGCCGCGCCGCCGGCGAGGCGACGCTCCCCGTCACCGACGACGCGCTAGGAATGCTCGGCGTCGACCAAGCGGGCCTCGACCCGCAAGACCGCAAGTACCTCTCGACAATCCTGCGCGTCTTCCACGGCGGCCCAGCGGGCGTCGAAGCCATCGCCCACACGATGAACCTGCCCGTCGATACGCTGACCGACGAAGTCGAGCCGTTCCTCTTGCGCAGCGAGCTCGTGATCCGGACACCAAGAGGCAGAAAGCTAACAACGAAGGCTTACGACCACCTCGGCGTCGAAGCGCCAAGCGAAGAAGACGCCCCGCGCCTCTTCTGA
- a CDS encoding peroxidase family protein — MRLHALGFFVLAFVPISAFAEVRTYDGTGNNVAIPTRGAAGTGMIRFGYSAEFLDSTGAMITDAQRANARDISNAIFAQSSSVKSMRGLSDFAWGWGQFVTHDIELLKTDNGPVINGFAPIAVNNPADVLAPGPIPFVRADFTTIPGRGGGRSPVNYVSSYLDGSVVYGSDATRAAALRDTGGKLLLDPSGLLPRNTAGLEVENNGPLPSTSMFLAGDIRANENPLLTSLQTVFAREHNRLVDAIAVQRPGLDDEGRYQLARQLVGAEIQAITYREFLPALIGGGTSTQNLDNHQYLSGLDSSVTNAFANAAFRLGHSQVSSDLTLVDETGVDSTLPLRNAFHNPALIDADPSLVDTFLRGAARQRSEEIDTLVVDDLRNALFGPPGSGGLDLAAINIQRGRDAGLPNYRNLKSSHGAGGVQTFSQITSDPELAEALATVYGNNLSNIDAWVGGLAEDHVAGGSVGRMFHAIIDSQFRRLRDGDRLFYTGVAAGLYIEGELDPLIRSLVDLDTVTLADIIQVNTGVTSLQDNVFFVPGFTDLAEGDLNGDGVVNAADYTLIRDGATSMTDDAMALFRTHYGYHLGAYPSSGGNRSVSVPEPTAAALLAAVAIATVSRRR; from the coding sequence ATGCGATTACATGCCTTGGGTTTCTTCGTATTGGCATTCGTGCCGATCTCGGCGTTCGCCGAGGTTCGCACTTACGACGGAACGGGCAACAACGTCGCCATTCCGACGCGGGGCGCCGCCGGGACCGGGATGATCCGCTTCGGCTACAGCGCGGAGTTTCTTGACTCGACCGGGGCGATGATCACCGACGCCCAGCGCGCTAACGCCCGCGACATCAGCAATGCGATTTTCGCCCAGTCCTCAAGCGTCAAAAGCATGCGGGGGCTCAGCGACTTCGCCTGGGGCTGGGGGCAGTTCGTCACCCACGACATCGAGCTGCTCAAGACCGACAATGGACCGGTCATTAATGGATTCGCACCGATCGCGGTGAACAATCCCGCCGACGTTCTGGCGCCGGGTCCGATCCCGTTTGTGCGCGCCGACTTCACGACCATCCCGGGTCGCGGCGGCGGCAGGTCGCCCGTCAACTATGTGTCGAGCTACTTGGACGGCTCGGTCGTTTATGGCAGCGACGCGACGCGGGCGGCCGCCCTCCGTGACACGGGGGGAAAGCTGCTGCTCGACCCCAGTGGCTTGTTGCCTCGCAACACGGCCGGTCTGGAAGTCGAGAACAACGGCCCCCTCCCCTCGACCAGCATGTTCCTCGCCGGCGATATCCGCGCAAACGAGAACCCGCTGCTGACCTCGCTACAGACCGTGTTTGCCCGTGAGCACAATCGGCTGGTCGATGCGATCGCCGTGCAACGGCCGGGTCTCGATGACGAGGGCCGCTACCAACTCGCCCGTCAACTCGTCGGCGCCGAGATCCAGGCAATCACCTACCGAGAGTTTTTGCCCGCCCTGATCGGCGGCGGCACGAGCACACAGAATCTCGACAACCACCAGTACCTGTCGGGCCTCGACTCCTCGGTCACCAACGCCTTCGCCAACGCCGCTTTCCGTCTCGGCCATAGCCAGGTGTCGAGCGACCTAACGCTCGTCGATGAGACTGGCGTCGATTCGACCCTGCCGCTACGCAACGCCTTCCATAATCCCGCTTTAATCGACGCGGACCCGTCGCTTGTCGATACCTTCCTGCGGGGGGCGGCCAGACAACGATCCGAAGAGATCGATACGCTTGTTGTCGACGACCTGCGGAACGCATTATTTGGCCCTCCCGGTTCGGGCGGGCTCGATCTGGCGGCGATCAATATCCAACGCGGCCGTGACGCAGGCCTTCCCAACTACCGCAACCTCAAGTCCAGCCATGGCGCCGGGGGGGTCCAGACCTTTAGCCAGATCACCTCCGACCCCGAGTTGGCTGAGGCCTTGGCGACGGTCTACGGCAACAACCTCAGCAACATCGACGCTTGGGTCGGCGGACTTGCCGAAGACCACGTCGCCGGCGGCAGCGTCGGGCGGATGTTCCACGCCATCATCGACAGTCAGTTCCGCCGTCTCCGCGATGGCGACCGACTGTTCTACACCGGCGTCGCTGCCGGTTTGTACATTGAAGGCGAGCTCGACCCGCTGATCCGCTCCCTGGTGGACCTCGACACGGTAACGTTGGCGGACATCATCCAGGTCAATACCGGCGTCACGAGCCTGCAAGATAATGTGTTCTTCGTCCCCGGCTTTACCGATCTCGCCGAAGGCGACCTGAATGGCGACGGCGTCGTCAATGCCGCTGATTACACCCTGATCCGCGATGGCGCCACCTCGATGACCGACGACGCGATGGCGCTCTTCCGTACCCACTACGGCTACCACCTCGGCGCCTACCCTAGTAGCGGCGGCAATCGCAGCGTTTCGGTCCCCGAGCCCACGGCCGCCGCGCTGCTGGCGGCAGTCGCAATCGCCACCGTGAGCCGTCGGCGCTAG
- a CDS encoding GGDEF domain-containing protein, producing the protein MNFVSIWGGGFGLPETVALAAVALVGYLFGRSQKREEDEIPADAPIEVIRAAEIARQLEAIAAALRSDLAMHRAEVEHFKKTVFSASGRAGDDASWTVLRDEADRVLEPTLRLVSRVAAAYDQIRRQSSALARFSGGRTDTLTGLCNSRALSELLRIELAGHAATGGKLSIAIISVHPSKDATPESRSEQQARILQATELLRPQLRESDVLARYGIDELVVVMPHTRLYGASVFARRVRRALGDAGIAISCGLAQTVAEDTAAAMLGRADSALYSARAKGGGAQFLHNGHTIREDAGEIGSGKWEVGSGQDDGEATATIEEHVTYSTSK; encoded by the coding sequence ATGAACTTCGTGTCGATATGGGGGGGTGGCTTCGGTTTGCCGGAAACGGTCGCACTAGCGGCGGTGGCTCTCGTCGGCTATCTGTTCGGCCGCAGTCAGAAACGTGAAGAGGACGAGATTCCCGCCGACGCGCCGATCGAGGTGATCCGCGCCGCGGAGATCGCCCGCCAACTCGAAGCGATCGCCGCCGCTCTGCGGAGCGACTTGGCGATGCACCGCGCCGAAGTCGAGCACTTCAAGAAAACCGTCTTCAGCGCCAGCGGCCGAGCGGGCGACGACGCCTCGTGGACGGTGCTGCGCGACGAAGCCGACCGCGTCCTCGAGCCGACGCTGCGGCTGGTGTCGCGCGTCGCGGCGGCCTACGACCAGATACGCCGCCAGTCGAGCGCCCTCGCTCGCTTCAGCGGCGGGCGGACCGACACGCTCACCGGGCTTTGCAACAGCCGGGCGTTGAGCGAGCTGCTGCGTATCGAACTCGCCGGCCACGCCGCCACAGGCGGCAAGCTGTCGATCGCTATTATCAGCGTCCATCCATCGAAGGACGCGACGCCCGAGTCCCGCAGCGAGCAACAGGCCCGCATCCTCCAAGCAACCGAGCTGCTGCGTCCTCAATTACGAGAATCGGACGTGCTGGCACGCTACGGGATCGACGAGCTGGTCGTCGTGATGCCGCACACACGGCTCTACGGCGCCAGCGTGTTCGCTCGACGTGTGCGGCGAGCGCTCGGCGACGCAGGCATTGCGATCAGTTGCGGACTTGCCCAGACGGTTGCGGAAGATACGGCCGCCGCGATGCTCGGCCGCGCCGACTCGGCCCTCTACAGCGCTCGCGCCAAGGGAGGCGGCGCGCAGTTCCTGCACAATGGCCATACGATCCGCGAAGACGCGGGGGAAATTGGCAGCGGGAAGTGGGAAGTTGGAAGTGGGCAGGACGATGGTGAGGCGACAGCAACGATTGAAGAACACGTAACGTACTCAACAAGCAAGTGA
- a CDS encoding glycoside hydrolase family 3 N-terminal domain-containing protein: MDPPAYRDASLPIAERVADLLGRMTIGEKVAQMTCLWNERHTKLLGPDGRFDPDVAGRHFGRGDGLGQIGRPSDAAGGAKPGLVPAESATESNVIQRWFIEHSRLGIPVMFHDEALHGHVAVGATSFPQPIGLGATFDPDLVERLYQMTAAESRCRGIHQALGPVVDVARDPRWGRVEETFGEDPHLVSELGVAAVRGLQAGLGEGRGVVATLKHFAAHSQPESGNNCGPVSVSERHLRETFLTPFERAIRLADARSVMASYNEVDGVPSHASKWLLGAVLRGEWGFRGFVVSDYYAIRELAERPELYGHHVAEDGLHAAVLAVQAGVNVELPEADCYRELPAALEAGLVKESELDALVAPLLAMKFELGLFENPYVDESAPPTIVGAAAHRELALEAARKTVTLLENDGILPLRIESLRTIAVIGPNADRPLLGGYSGRPAAVSTVLQAIRERVGGSAEVLHHEGCKITVGGSWWEDEVVPSDPEQDRRSIAEAVRVAQLADVVLLVVGGNEQTSREAWMSNHLGDRTSLELFGSQNDLVNALAETGKPIVSVLSNGRPLAVANLASKSAALLEVWYLGQEGGRAVAEAIFGDYSPGGKLPVTIPRSVGHLPAYYNYRPSARRGYLFDDVTPLYPFGYGLSYARFEFSAPRLSSERIGVDQAVTVSVDLTNVSDRHGDEVVQVYVRDLVSSVTRPVKELKAFQRVTLGPGETRSVSLELTRESFAFWNIDTQFVVEPGDFEVMVGPSSADLQTVRLTIE; the protein is encoded by the coding sequence ATGGACCCCCCCGCGTATCGAGACGCTTCGCTGCCTATCGCTGAGCGCGTCGCCGATTTGCTTGGTCGAATGACGATCGGCGAGAAGGTCGCGCAGATGACGTGTCTCTGGAACGAGCGGCACACCAAGTTGCTGGGGCCCGACGGCCGATTCGACCCCGACGTTGCGGGGCGGCATTTTGGTCGCGGCGACGGCCTTGGTCAGATCGGCCGGCCGAGCGACGCCGCCGGGGGGGCGAAGCCGGGGCTCGTCCCCGCCGAATCCGCCACAGAGTCCAACGTCATCCAGCGATGGTTCATCGAACACAGTCGGCTGGGCATCCCGGTGATGTTCCACGACGAGGCGCTCCACGGCCATGTCGCCGTCGGCGCGACGAGCTTCCCCCAGCCGATCGGGCTGGGAGCGACCTTCGATCCCGATTTGGTCGAGAGGCTCTACCAAATGACGGCGGCCGAGTCGCGCTGCCGGGGCATCCATCAGGCTCTCGGACCGGTCGTCGATGTGGCCCGCGATCCCCGCTGGGGCCGTGTGGAGGAGACCTTCGGCGAGGACCCTCACCTCGTCAGCGAGCTGGGGGTCGCCGCGGTGCGTGGCCTGCAAGCGGGCCTCGGCGAGGGCCGCGGCGTGGTCGCGACGCTGAAGCATTTCGCCGCTCACAGCCAACCCGAGTCGGGCAACAACTGCGGGCCGGTCAGCGTTTCCGAGCGGCACCTCCGAGAAACCTTCCTCACCCCGTTCGAACGCGCCATCCGGCTCGCCGACGCACGGAGCGTGATGGCGTCGTACAACGAAGTCGACGGCGTCCCGTCGCATGCCAGCAAGTGGCTGCTCGGCGCCGTGCTGCGTGGTGAATGGGGGTTCCGGGGATTCGTTGTTTCGGACTACTACGCGATCAGAGAGCTTGCCGAACGGCCCGAACTCTACGGGCATCACGTGGCCGAGGATGGGCTCCATGCCGCTGTGCTTGCGGTGCAGGCCGGGGTCAACGTCGAACTCCCCGAGGCAGACTGCTACCGCGAATTGCCGGCCGCGTTGGAGGCGGGGCTCGTCAAAGAGTCCGAACTCGACGCGCTCGTGGCGCCGCTGCTGGCGATGAAGTTTGAGTTAGGCCTCTTCGAGAACCCCTACGTCGATGAGTCGGCCCCGCCGACGATCGTTGGCGCCGCCGCGCATCGAGAGCTCGCCCTCGAAGCGGCCCGCAAGACCGTGACGCTGCTTGAGAACGACGGGATTCTCCCGCTTCGGATCGAGTCCCTCCGGACGATCGCCGTGATCGGACCGAACGCGGACCGCCCCCTGCTGGGCGGGTACAGTGGCCGGCCCGCCGCGGTCTCGACCGTGTTGCAAGCCATTCGGGAACGCGTCGGTGGCTCGGCCGAGGTGCTACACCACGAGGGGTGCAAGATCACCGTTGGCGGCAGCTGGTGGGAGGACGAAGTCGTCCCGAGCGACCCCGAGCAGGATCGCCGCTCGATCGCCGAAGCGGTCCGCGTCGCGCAGCTAGCCGATGTCGTTTTGCTCGTCGTCGGCGGCAACGAGCAGACCTCTCGGGAAGCGTGGATGTCCAACCACCTGGGGGACCGCACGAGCCTCGAACTCTTCGGCAGCCAAAACGACTTGGTGAACGCCTTGGCCGAGACCGGCAAGCCGATCGTCTCGGTGTTGTCCAATGGGCGCCCCTTGGCGGTGGCGAATTTGGCGTCGAAGAGCGCAGCGCTGCTTGAGGTTTGGTACCTGGGCCAAGAAGGGGGGCGCGCCGTCGCCGAGGCGATTTTCGGCGACTACAGCCCCGGCGGGAAACTCCCGGTGACCATCCCGCGGTCGGTTGGGCACCTCCCGGCCTACTACAACTACCGCCCCTCGGCTCGCCGCGGGTATTTGTTCGACGACGTGACGCCGCTCTACCCCTTCGGGTACGGCCTCAGCTACGCCCGGTTCGAGTTTTCGGCGCCACGCCTGTCGTCGGAGCGGATCGGAGTTGATCAGGCCGTCACCGTTTCGGTCGATCTCACCAACGTGAGCGACCGCCACGGGGACGAGGTCGTGCAGGTCTACGTACGCGACCTCGTCAGCAGCGTGACACGGCCCGTCAAAGAATTGAAGGCGTTCCAGCGGGTGACGCTTGGACCCGGCGAGACGCGCAGCGTGTCGCTTGAGTTGACGCGGGAGAGCTTCGCCTTTTGGAATATCGACACGCAGTTCGTTGTCGAGCCGGGTGATTTCGAGGTGATGGTCGGGCCGAGCTCTGCCGACCTCCAGACCGTCCGACTAACGATCGAGTAA
- a CDS encoding glycoside hydrolase family 43 protein, whose protein sequence is MRRLLLTHVAALVVAVAPYARSERAANPILFADVPDVAMIRVGDTYYMSSTTMHMSPGLPLMKSKDLVNWELLNYAYDTLGDADALRLENGESDYGRGSWASSLRHHDGVYYVTTFCATTNQTYVFSTPDIETTPWERRSFTPSLHDHSLYFADDGRVYMLWGAGALRLTELRPDFSGIKEGGLNKVIIENASAPAGDDIMLNAEGSQLFEVDGKFYLFNIVWPRGGMRTVLVHRADKLEGPYEGRVAFQDQGVAQGGLIETAGGDWYAYLFQDHGAVGRIPYLVPVTWEEGWPVLGVDGKTPMQLDLPASKGLIPGVVDSDEFDRTEGDPALPLVWQWNHNPDPQHWSLTDRPGYLRLTTSRLDESLVAARNTLTQRTIGPECTGTISLDTAGMRDGDAAGLCLLQQNYGFVGVEVVGDQRRVVMVKGGAAPQRRGAERNPTDGPTVRVVESMPLAQERVYLRATCDFRDRADAAHFSYSLDGESWTPIGDGLTMRYTLPHFMGYRFGLFNFATKAAGGHADFDYFHIDDTLTSTTE, encoded by the coding sequence ATGAGACGGTTACTCCTTACGCACGTCGCCGCGCTCGTCGTCGCGGTAGCTCCTTACGCTCGGTCCGAGCGAGCCGCCAATCCGATTCTGTTCGCGGATGTCCCCGACGTGGCGATGATCCGCGTTGGCGACACGTACTACATGAGCAGCACGACGATGCACATGAGTCCCGGGCTTCCGCTGATGAAGTCCAAGGACCTCGTCAATTGGGAACTGCTCAACTACGCCTACGACACACTGGGCGACGCCGACGCGTTGCGGCTGGAGAACGGGGAGAGCGATTACGGCCGGGGCTCGTGGGCCAGCAGCCTCCGCCATCACGACGGCGTGTACTACGTCACCACGTTCTGCGCCACGACGAACCAGACGTACGTCTTCAGCACTCCCGACATCGAGACGACGCCCTGGGAGCGGCGTTCGTTCACGCCCTCGCTGCACGACCACTCGCTCTACTTCGCCGACGACGGTCGGGTCTACATGCTGTGGGGCGCCGGCGCTCTGCGGCTCACCGAGCTGCGGCCCGATTTCAGCGGGATCAAGGAAGGCGGCCTCAACAAGGTGATCATCGAGAACGCCAGCGCGCCGGCGGGCGACGACATCATGCTGAATGCCGAGGGGAGCCAGCTGTTCGAGGTCGACGGCAAGTTCTATCTGTTCAACATCGTCTGGCCGCGGGGCGGGATGCGGACCGTGCTCGTCCACCGTGCCGACAAACTGGAAGGCCCCTACGAAGGCCGGGTCGCGTTCCAGGACCAAGGCGTCGCTCAGGGGGGCCTGATCGAAACGGCAGGCGGCGACTGGTACGCCTACTTGTTCCAAGACCACGGCGCCGTCGGCCGCATCCCGTACCTCGTCCCCGTGACGTGGGAAGAGGGCTGGCCCGTCCTCGGCGTTGACGGCAAGACGCCGATGCAGCTCGACCTGCCGGCGAGCAAGGGGCTGATACCGGGCGTCGTCGATTCGGACGAGTTCGATCGCACCGAGGGAGACCCCGCGCTCCCGCTGGTGTGGCAATGGAACCACAACCCGGACCCGCAGCACTGGTCGCTGACGGATCGCCCCGGCTATCTGCGTCTCACGACGTCGCGTCTCGACGAGAGCCTCGTCGCGGCGCGCAATACGCTCACGCAACGCACCATCGGGCCCGAGTGCACGGGGACCATCTCCTTGGATACCGCGGGCATGCGCGACGGCGACGCGGCCGGCCTCTGCCTGTTGCAGCAGAACTACGGCTTTGTCGGCGTTGAGGTGGTCGGAGACCAACGCAGGGTCGTCATGGTCAAAGGCGGCGCGGCGCCACAGCGCCGTGGAGCGGAGCGCAACCCCACCGACGGGCCCACGGTGCGCGTCGTCGAGTCGATGCCGCTCGCCCAAGAGCGGGTCTACCTCCGAGCGACGTGCGACTTCCGCGATCGCGCCGACGCAGCCCACTTCTCCTACAGCTTGGACGGCGAGTCGTGGACTCCGATCGGCGATGGCCTCACGATGCGCTACACCCTCCCCCACTTCATGGGCTACCGCTTCGGCCTCTTCAACTTCGCCACGAAAGCGGCCGGGGGGCACGCCGACTTCGATTACTTCCACATCGACGACACACTCACATCGACGACGGAGTAA